From Thalassovita sp.:
ACGTTCTGCGATCCCTATGTTCAGGGTCGAGAAACGCTATTTTCGTCAATCCGCGGAACCGGCCTAGGTATGGCCATTACGACCCGGCTTGTAAGCCTTATGCAGGGTAGTTTTTCTGCAGAAAGCGATGCGGGTAAGGGCACCACAATTACAATCAGCCTTCCGCTTGTTCCCGTTGCCACACCATCCCTCTTGCCCGATCTCAGCGGACTAACGGTTTACTTCATTGGCCCCTCTGTTCCCGCACTAGAGGAGGGATTGGACATCGTTGTGGGGCATGCAGGCGCAACGTGGCATTTGACCGAGGATCTAGATGACCTTCCTGATCTGCCCGCGGACCCAACTGAGCGCCCAATCTTTCTGCTGTTACCCACAACACCCGCCGAATTTGACCGTATTGAAGAAGAGATTCGACAAAAGCATCCGCATGCGGGTGTCATACGTTGCACCACCGACAGAAGTGTCTTGATCAGGCGGCTAAGCAGCGGAACCTTCATTTTCCCGGTCATGCCAATGATCCGAAATGACTTCTATTCGGCAATTGCAGAACTGGCCGGCCGCGAGGTGCCACGTCCCCCCTGGCAACAAGAAGAGCTTCCACGTGCACCCAATGAGCGCCGTGCAGACTTCAAAAGCAGAAATATTCTGGTGGTCGATGATAACGCGATCAATCTGCATGTACTGCAGTCGCAGCTAAAATTGCTGGGACACCATGCCGTCACAGCGTCCAATGGGCGCGAAGCACTTTTGCAATGGCGGGCGGGTGAGTTTGACCTCCTGATCACTGATGTGCAGATGCCCGAGATGTCAGGATTTGCGCTGGCACGTGCAATCCGTTTGCAGGAAAAAGAATGTAGCCGGCCAGCCATGCCAATCTTGGCAGTCACTGCCAATATTGAAACGGAGAACGAAGACCAATTCAAACAATCCGGGATGAACAGCTGGATGCTTAAGCCGATCAAATACGATGATCTTCAAGAGGCGATTGAGAGTATCGACTTTCCCAAATCTTAGTTTAGCACCAGTTCGATCATCGTAATCCATATCGGCAGGCTCACCGCCGCCAACAGGGTGGTCTGTGCCACCAGGGTCGCTGACAGTTCGCGATCCGCCCCAAACCCGGCCGCCAGCACATGCGCGGCCGAGGCTGTGGGCAGTGCCGCAAACAGCACCAAAGTGGCTGCAATTGCGGGCTCCAACCCCAGGGCAAGGCCCAACACCAAGGCAAAGGCAGGCAGGAGCACCAGTTTTGTGGCCACAATGATCCCGCTGAACCGGTTCAACCGCGCCAACGCGCCCCAATTCATCGTCGCCCCCACCGAAATCAGCGCCACCGGGATGGCGGCACGGGCCAACATCTCCAGCGGGGCCATTGCAACCTCGGGGATCTGGATGCCGCTCAAGCCCACAATCACGCCTGAGATGGAGGCCAGTAGGAACGGGTTTGTCGCCACTTTGGCAACGGTCTGCATCAGCGACCCGCCGCCACGCGACAGGGCGGTCACGGCAAAAAGGTTCGCAACCGGGATCGCCAGCCCCACCGCCACGGCCAATTCGCCGAGGGGCGGATCCATCAAGGTCTCAACCGCAACAAAGGCCATTGCAGTGTTAAACCGCCAAGACACCTGCCAAGCGCCCGCGAAATCCACAAAGCGATCCGGCCCGAACCGGCGCGCCAGATAGCCCGCGGCCAGCCCAAGGGTCAGCACCGCCCAGACCAGCGGCCCGATCGAGGCAATATCGCGCAGTTCAATCGGACGAGAGGACGCCGCCACAAAGATCAGCGCTGGGAACAGAATCTCAAAATTCAGCCGATCCAGCCCCTGCCAGGCATTCACCGACAGCCGCTTGCGGATCAGCCCGCCCAGACAGACCATCAGGAAACTGGGCAACAGCCCAAAAAGAATTGAGATGAAAATCATGGCGCCTACCTTCTGCGCCGATCTAGGGCCAAGGCCCTTCTCGCATCAAGCGAAATCCTCCTGCGGCCGCACAGCTTTGCCAAAATGCTTTTCAAACTGGCGCTGCCCCTGTGGGGTAAACTGCACCACCCGGCTGTCCGCCTGTCGCCGCGCCCAGCCCTCATCAATGAAATGGCTCAGCAACGCCCGCCCCAAACGGCCCGCCAGATGCGATTGCCGGGCGCTCCAATCCAGACATTCCTTGCACATCGGCGCGCGGCTCTTGGGCAGCGCCGCCAGATCCAGCCCAAGCGCGTTCAGAAACTGCCGACCGCGCGGGCTGACCTGCAGATCCGGCCCAACCAGCACGCCCCGCGCCTGCAAGCTGCGAAACATCTGAACCCCCATTTCCCCAGCCAGGTGATTGTAACAGACCCGCGCCTGCCGCATCGCTTGATCCTTTGGCCCGGTCCGCGTCCGCAGATGCCCCTTGCCCGCGGCAAGCCCCATCAGCGCCTCCAGCACCTCAGCCACCTCTTCCCCGGCCAGGCTGAAATATTTGTGGCGCCCCGATTTGCGCGGCGCAACCAGCCCGCCCTCAACCAACCGTGACAGATGGCTTGAGGCGGTCTGCGCCTGCACGCCAGCCTCCTGCGCCAATTCCGTGGCTGTCAGCGCTTTGCCACTCATCAGCGCGCTCAACATATTGGCGCGGGCCGGATCCCCGATCAGCGCCGCCACCCTAGCGATATCTGGTCCATCTCTCATGCTACACCTGTCGCATATAGTTCGATTTATAGCGAAGCATAAGCAGCATGCGATCCGCTAAGCAAGCCCAACACCAAGCCAACACCAAAAAGGAACGCCCCATGCTGACCTGCATCATCCGTTATGACATTGACCCCACCAAGAAAGCCCAATTTGAACGCTATGCCCAAAACTGGGGTCAGGCGATCCCGCGCAACGGCGCCCAGCTGATCGGCTATTACGCCCCGCACGAAGGCTCCTCCACCCTCGCCTATGGCATTTACAACATCGACAGCCTCGCCGCCTATGAGGCCTATCGCGCCCGTCTCGCCGCTGATCCGCTGGGACGGGAAAACTATGAATTTGCCCAGCGGGAAAAGTTCATCTCGCGCGAAGACCGCACCTTCCTGAAACTGGCCTCTGCACCGCACGCCCCCGCCGCCAGCCCGAAAGGAGCCCGCCCATGATTGCCGTCATCTTCGAGGTCGAAATCGCCGAAGGTCAACGCGACGCCTACCTCGACATCGCAGCCGAGCTGAAACCGCTGCTGCAGGAGATTGATGGCTTCCTCTCGGTGGAACGGTTCGAAAGCTTGGTGCAGCCGGGCAAACTCCTGTCGCTGTCCTTCTGGCGCGATGAAGCCGCCGTGCAGAACTGGCGCGCCCTGGCCGAACATCGTTTTGCCCAAACAAAGGGGCGCGAAGGCATATTTGCCGGCTATCGCCTGCGGGTGGCCGAAGTGGCGCGCGATTACGGCATGGAGGACCGGGCCGAGGCGCCCGGTGACTCGCAAGCCACACATGGCTAAGGCTCTGGTGGGCAGGTCTTGCCCACCACCCATCCGCCCCTTAACTCTCAGATACCGTAACCCGGAGATTTTATGTCCCGTTGAGACTTGGCAGCCATTGACGTGATCCCTTGATGGATCACTGGTGCAATCCACCAGCTGCCCCCACGTTTGACACCTAAGCCCTGCCAATCCGGCAGGCCGTTGGCGCGTGACCTCTCTCAACATCGCCTCAGAAGAGGCAGCAGACATGAAAGCAAGATCACCAATGATCCGACCCTTTAATACATCCGACACTGACGCCGTCATGCAGGCCTGGCACAAGGCCAGCGCCCTGGCCCATCCGTTTCTCAGCGATGAGTTGATCGCCAAGGCGGACGCCCTGATCCGTAACACCTTCCTGCCAATGGCAGACACCTCCGTCATAGAACAAGAAGGTCAGGTTGTGGGCTTCATCGCCCTCCTCGGCCATCAGGTGGGTGGTCTGTTTCTGGATCCGGCCTATCACGGCCGCGGCCTCGGCAAAGCGCTGATGGATCACGCCGCCCAGAACCATCCGGTTCTGGAATTGGACGTATTCCGCGGCAACACAATCGGCCGGGGCTTCTACGCCCCTTATGGCTTTGAAGAACTGGAGGAGAGGACTGACGGCTTCTCCGGCCTGCCCGTCCTGCGCCTGCGCTACAGCACCACATAAACAAAAAGGGGGCCCACCCGGCCCCCTCCTTTCCCCTAGCCTAGGCCCAGGGGGTGTCTCCCTCACTGACCACTTGCCCAAACCGGTTTTCCCGATGCCAGCGCAGGTTCTCAGGATGCGGGGCACAGCGAGGATCTACGGGTGGCAACAGTTTACCGGACGGGCTGATCAAGCGGTTCACAACATCCTCCGGTACCTTGTTGTGCGAAATCAAAATCGTTTCCAGATCCTCAGCGACTGAGATCAACCCGCGATCAAACATCCAATGCAAGGTGCCCGATAACGCCAATCCATTGTTGGGCGTATCCGAACCATTTTCCTCTACGGGCCGGATATGAGCCGCCTGAACTTCCGGGCGCCCCCCACCATTGCGCAGTTGTAGTCCTGACATGGCGCAACGGTAATCGTAGGCTTCGCGGACTTTGCGGCGAAAGACAACATCGCGATACTTCCGCCGCGTTAGTCGTTCAACAACAGGGCGCTCAAACGACAATGGCGCTTCTGCCAGCCCACCTGGGGTATTCGCAGGCGCGGGGTCATACCGGCGCATTTCCTGCTCAATCAAATCGCTCGGCAGGCCGATGTTCAAGATCCGCGCAAAATCCGCTTCCGGCAACCGACGAACCGCCAGTTGCACCGCGCCACCCCGTTTGGGTGTGCCATCTGCTTCGGCTAAGGCTTTCTCAAGCGGACGTCCTTGGTGGAGCCGCGACACTTCGGTATCAAACAAAAGATAGCTGTTCGGCTCCATCAGGGCCAAATAACGACCGGGGGCGCCTGGTTTGTCGATCACCTGTTCAATCTTGGCGACCGCAAAATAGCCCCGCGGACCAGCCTTTACCGGTTCGTAATATACGATCCAGTCTCCAACTGCCTCTCTGACGGCCTTTAGATAGGACTTGGGAAAATCATAAACCTCTGACGGTCGATCATCATATTTCGAATCTGTTTTGTGCAAAAGAACCAGTTTCACCATTTGACCAGGAAACAAAAACCTCCTGAAATTGCAAGAGGCATGCACCCAACACGCAAAAAGGGGGCGCCTCCGCCCCCCTTTCATCGTTCCATAAATACTCTGGGGGAATTGGCCGTCAGGCCAAGGGGGCAACGCCCCCATCCACGCAGAGCGTCACAGGGACGCTGCCAGCCGGGTGCCCTGATTGATCGCCCGTTTGGCGTCCAGTTCCGCGGCCACATCCGCACCACCGATCACGTGGCAGGTCACACCTTCGTCCTCCAACGCATCGGCCAGCGAACGATCGCTGATCTGACCCGCACAGAGCACCACTGTGTCGCAGTCAATCACCCGCGGGTTTTCGCGTGCCTCGCCAAAGCTGATGTGCAGCCCCGCGTCGTCGATACGCTCGTAGTTCACGCCGCCGATCATCTCGACCTGTTTCATTTTCAGCGCGGCGCGGTGGATCCAGCCGGTGGTCTTGCCCAGACCTTTGCCCAGCGCCTTGGCTTTGCGCTGCATCAGGGTGACCTGACGGGTGGGGGCTTCGGGCTGCGGGCCGGTTTCGGCCAGACCGCCGCGGGTCTGTTCGGGATCACCAACCCCCCATTCCTTCATCCATTCCGGCAGGTCCAGCGTCGGGCTGTCGCCGGTCACCAGATACTCAGACACATCAAAGCCAATGCCGCCGGCGCCGATCACAGCCACCTTTTGGCCCACCTCAGCCTTGTCGCGCAGCACGTCGATATAGCTCAGCACATTGGCGCGGTCCTGACCGGGAATGCCGGGATCGCGCGGCACCACACCTGTGGCGATGATCACCTCGTCAAAGCCTTTCAGGTCATCAACACCGGCCTCAACGCCCAGTTTGACCGTCACGCCGCTTGCTGCGACGCGGGCCTCAAACCAGTCAACCAGCCCGTGGAACTCTTCTTTGCCCGGCACCTGCCGTGCCATGTTCAGCTGCCCCCCGACACGATCCGCACGATCAAACACCGTGACGTCATGGCCGCGTTCCGCCGCCGTCAGGGCCGCCGACAGGCCCGCAGGCCCGGCACCCACCACAGCGATGGATTTCACCGCCTCGGTCGCGGTGATCGCCAGTTCGGTTTCATGACAGGCCCGCGGATTGACCAGGCAAGAGGTCAGCTTGCCGCTGAACGTATGGTCCAGACAGGCCTGGTTACAGCCAATACAGGGGGCGATCAGCGCGGCTTTGCCCGCCTCGGCCTTGATCACAAAATCCGCGTCCGCCAGCAATGGCCGCGCCATGGAGACCATATCGGCGCAACCCTCGGCCAGCACATCTTCGGCCACATCGGGCATGTTGATCCGGTTCGAGGTGATAACCGGGATCCCCACGTTGCCCATCAATTTCTTGGTCACCCAGGAAAATGCCCGACGCGGCACGGAGGTGGCGATGGTGGGCACCCGTGCTTCATGCCAGCCAATGCCGGTGTTGATGATGGTGGCGCCCGCCTTCTCGACCGCCTGTGCCAGCTGCACCACCTCGTCATGGGTAGAGCCATTGGGCACCAGATCGATCATCGACAGGCGGTAGATGATGATGAAATTCTCGCCCACAGCTTCCCGCGTGCGACGCACCACCTCAACCGGCAAGCGCATCCGGTTTTCATAAGATCCGCCCCAGCGGTCTTCGCGTTTGTTGGTATGGGTGACCAGGAACTGGTTCAAGAAGTAGCCTTCCGATCCCATGATCTCGACCCCATCATAGCCCGCCTTCTGGGCCAGCACGGCGGCGTTGACGATATCTGCGATCTGTTTTTCGATCCCCTCTTCATCCAGCTCCTGCGGCGGGAAGGGGGAGATCGGCGATTTCACCGGGCTGGGCGCCACACATTTCGGCGAATAGGCATAACGGCCCGCGTGCAGGATCTGCATCGCGATTTTGCCACCCGCATCATGCACCGCCTTGGTGATCACCGAATGGTTTTCAACGTCTTCATCCTTGGTCATCATCGCCGCGCCAGGCAGCACCGATCCCTCAAGGTTCGGGCCAATACCCCCTGTCACCATCAGCGCAACACCGCCACGAGCGCGCGCGGCATAGAACTCGGCCACGCGCGGCCAGTTCTTGGTCTCCTCCAGCCCGGTGTGCATCGAGCCCATGAGGACGCGGTTTTTCAATGTGGTGAAGCCCAGATCCAACGGGGCAAGTAGGTGCGGATAATCTGACATTGCGTGCCTCCCTGCGTTGGGGGACAGTCTGCGCGACGATCACCGGGCTGTCACGTCGGACGCGGCGTAAGATTGACGCAAAGGGCAGTTACGTCACCCAGTCTCACGGAAAGCAATTGCCGCCATCGCCCTAAGCAAAGACCGTTGAACTGCCCCTGCTGCTGCACCATCTTTGATGCAGGAGATACGCGATGACCGATGCCCTCAGCCTGAATGACATTTGGCCACAATACCAATCCCGCTTGCGGGCGTTTCTGCGCAAGCGGCTGGCCAATGCCGCTGATGTGGACGACGTGCTGCAGGAGATTTCCATCAAAGTGCTGAACGGGCTGCCGACGCTGGCGGAACACAGCAAGTTGCAGCCCTGGCTGTTTCAGACCGCCCAACATGCGGTGGTTGACCATTACCGGCGCAGCAAGAAGGGCAGCGATTTGCACCCGGATGATCTGTGGTACGGGGCGGAGGAGCCTGAGGTGCGCCGCGAACTGGAACATTGCATTGAGCCCTTCATCGATGCGCTGCCTGCGGAGACGGCGCAGCTGTTGCGGGCTGTGGATCTGGAGGGCCAGGCGCAAAAATCTGTCGCCGCAGATCTTGGCCTGCCCTATTCGACGCTGAAGTCACGGGTACAACAGGGCCGCACGGAACTGCGCAAACTCTACGAAAACTGCTGCACACTGCGTCGAGACAGTCGCGGGTTGATCGCGGATTACGACCCAAAACCAGAGACTTGCAAAAAATGTTAAGCTGATCGTCGTCTTTTTCCTGCGGCTTGCGTCTTACCAGATGAAGTTAGCAAAAGGACACGACCCGTGATCAAAATCGTAAGTTTCAAAATCTGCCCCTTCGTTCAGCGCGTTACAGCCATGCTGGAAGCCAAGGGCCTGCCCTATGACATCGAATACATCAGCCTGAAGGACAAACCGGACTGGTTTCTGGAGCTGTCGCCCAACGGTCAGGTGCCGCTTTTGGTCACCGAAGGGGGCGTGGCGCTTTTTGAATCGGATGCCATCGTCGAATACATCGATGAGATCTCAGCCCCGTTGCAGCCTGACCTGACGCCAGAGGCCCGTGCGCTGAACCGGGCCTGGTCTTATCAGGGGTCCAAACACTATCTGGTGCAGTGTTCGACCATGCAAAGCGCTGACCACGCGACCTATCTGGAACGGCACGCAAAACTTGCCAAGGCTTTTGCCAAGGCGGAGACGCAGCTGGCCGATGGCCCCTTCTTCAACGGTGCGACGCTTGGCAATGTGGATATGGCCTGGCTGCCGCTGCTGCACCGCGCCGCAATTGTGCAGGCACACAGCAGTCATGACATGCTGGCAGGCTTCCCCAAGGTGCAGGCTTGGCAACAGGCTCTGATGGCCACCGGGCTGCCCACCAAAACCGTCTCGCCCGATTTTGAAGAGGCTTTTGCCCGTTTCTATCTGGCCGAGCGGACCTGGCTGGGCCGTGGCGCCTCAGCCGACGAACAGGCCTGCGCCCCGGCCGCAAAAGCTGCCAGCGGCTGCTGTGGCTAACAGAAAGGGCGGGTCGCCAGACCCGCCCTTTTATTAAGTTAATGGATCAGCAACATTTGCCGCCGCTTGGGGTGGCCTTGGGGGTGCAACAGCTTGCCTTCTCCGGCACGGCCTGCACCTCAGGTTTGGCGGCCTCAGCTGTTTTTTCCGCTGCCACGGCGGCAGGCATGTTCACCCGCTCTGACAGCTTTTCCAGGCTTTCCACCCGTTCCGAATAACGGTCTACCAAATAGGCTGACTGGCTGCGGGTCAGCAGGGTGAACTTGGTCAGTTCTTCCATCACATCGACCACACGATTGTAGAACGGGCCCGGTTTCATCCGGTCATCCGCGTCAAACTCATCCCAGGCCTTGGCCACAGAGGATTGGTTTGGAATGGTGATCAGACGCATCCAACGGCCCAGAATGCGCAGTTGGTTTACGGTGTTGAAACTTTGCGACCCCCCTTCGACCTGCATGATCGCCAGGGTCTTACCCTGCGTTGGGCGAATGCCGCCGATCGGGGCCAGCGGGATCCAGTCGATCTGGGTCTTCATGATACCGGTCATCGCGCCGTGGCGTTCCGGCGAACACCAGACCATGCCTTCGGACCACATCACCAGATCGCGCAATTCCTGCACCTTGGGATGATCGGCCTCAGCGTCATCCGGCAGCGGCAGACCGGACGGATTGAACACCCGTGTTTCACAGCCCAGCCGTTCCAGAATGCGCGCGGCCTCCTCCACCATCAGGCGGGAAAAACTGCGCTGACGCAGCGAGCCATAAAGCAGCAGGATCCGCGGCTTGTGGCTGGCGCGTTCAGCGGGGAACAGTTTGCTTTCATCAATGGCGTGAAAGCTTTCTTCTTGGATATTAGGGATGGCGTCAGACAACGCAGTCTCCTTGTTCGTTCAGGATCATTTCGCCGTCCTCTTTATAAAGAGGCCCCTTGGGCCGCGTTTCGAGGAGGTCCAAAACCGCCTCAGACGGGCGGCACAGTCTGACGCCTTTGGGCGAGCAGACGATGGGCCGGTTCACCAAAACAGGGTGTTCCAGCATGTGATCCAGCAGCACCTCCTCCGATACTTCTGGATCCAAAAGCCCCAGCTCCTTCGCCGGGGATTTTGTCGTGCGCAGGGCGCTGCGCGGGGTCAGACCGGCCGCAGCAAACAGCGCCTGCAGCTGTGGCCGGGTCCAACCGGTGTGCAGATAGTCGATGACCACCGGTTCCACCCCGCTGGCGCGGATGATCGCAAGCACATTGCGTGATGTGCCGCAGGCCGGATTGTGATGGATGACGATGCTCATGCTTGTTCTCCTGCGGTCAGCTCTGCCTCATCCTGAGGCACTGCAAACAGAACCCCCGCCAGAACCATGGCCACCAGTGCACCAGCGATCTGCGCAATGATAAAGCTGGAAACATCACCGGGATTGATGCCCGCAAAGGTATCCGTGAAGGCCCGCCCAATGGTCACCGCCGGATTGGCGAAGGAGGTTGAGGCGGTAAACCAATAGGCCGCGGTGATATAAAGCCCCACCATCACGGCCACGCTTTCGCTGCGGAAGCGCACCGCGCCAAGGATGGTCAGCAGCAGCCCAAAGGTTGCTACACCTTCGGCAAACCACTGCGCGCCACCGGTGCGTGAGGTGGTGGAATATTGCAGGATCTCAAGGTCGAACATGCCGTGCGCAACAAGGCTGCCAAGGATGGCGCCAAGGCTCTGCACCGCCACATAGGGCGCCAGATCAGCCCAGCGCAGATCGCCACGGATGGCCATCACCAGCGACACTGCCGGATTGAAATGGGCGCCGGAAATCGGGCCGAAGATGGTGATCAGCACCACCAGAATGGCCCCGGTCGGGATCGTATTGCCCAAAAGCGCCAGCGCCACATCCTCGGTCAGCTTATCCGCCATGATACCGGATCCCACCACGGTGCAGACCAGCAGAGCGGTGCCCAGACCTTCGGCGGTCAGGCGGCGAAACACATCCTGCCTCATGCCGCGCCCTCCAGCTCAGTCCCGATCAGGTTCAGAGCTTGTTTCTGTGCGGCTGCATCCATCTCATCCAATGGCAGCGCAAGGAACGCCTTCACCCGCGCCTCCATCCGCTGATGCGCCTGACGGAAGGCCGCGCGGTTTTCCTCATCGGTTTCGCCAGCGCCAGCCGGATCGGGGATTCCCCAATGCGCAGACACCGGCGCACCGGCCCAATAGGGGCAGGTTTCACCAGCAGCCGAGCTGCAGACCGTGATGACGTAATCCATCTGCACCGCGCCCTCACCCGAAAACTCATCCCAGCTTTTGGAGCGGACATAGGAGGTGTCATAGCCAAGCCCATCCAGCAGTTCGACCGCAAAGGGATTCGGTCTGCCCGTGGGCTGTGAGCCAGCGGAATAGGCGCGGAACCGGCCCTTGCCCAATTCATTGATCAGCACCTCGCCCAAGACCGAGCGGGCGGAGTTGCCGGTGCACAGCACCAAAACGTTTTTGATGTCTCCCATCACAGGGATCCTTCCGTAGTCTGACCCGCTTAACAGCAGGCAATGTCATCCAGTATCGGGCGGCACAGATCTGGATTGCCGCCACAACAATCCTCCATCAGGAAGCCAAGCAATCCGCGCAGCCCCTGCATATCCACAAAATACCGGATGGAGCGCCCTTCCCGGCTGTTGCGCACAAGACCCGCCTGATGCAGCACCGACAGGCTGGCCGACATGGTGTTCTGCTTCACACCCAATGCGTCTGAGATTTCACCAGCCGCCATGCCGTCACTGCCCGCTTTGATCAGCAGGCGGAAGGCATCCAGACGGTTGGCTTGTGACAGGGCCGCAAAGGCAGAAAGGGCGATCATCTTATCCATATTTCATGAATTATGGATATATCTAGATTCGGCAAGTAAAAACTGTATGACAGTCACCGGAATTCAGAATTTTTTCCGTGCCCCCTTGCAGACTGACATACCTGTAAGTAAATAGCCTGTTATGAAAGACGCGATTCTCAAATTGGCCGAGGCCCAGTTGATGACGGGCGGCTATGGCAAACTGAACTTTGGTCAGATCGCCACGGCGCTGGACACCACGCGGGCCAATCTGCACTACCACTTCAAGAACAAGGAAAGCCTTGCGATTGCGGTGACCGAAGACTTTGGCACCCGTCAGGTGGCGGCGTTCCATGCAATGCGCGATGCCTTCAAGGGCAACTTTGCCGGCTATGTCCAGATGCTGGATGACAGTTTTTGGGCCCCGGAAACCGATCCCGAGGATCTGCGCAGCTGCACCCTCCTGGCCGCGGACCCGGACCTGCCAGCGCCCCTGCGTGTGCTGACCGAAGCCTTCTACCGCGATGTAAACGCCAGCCTGGTCGCCACGCTGGAAGATGCAAAAGCCGCAGGTGAGATCCGCAGCGATATCGACTGCCAGCGCGAGGCCAACCGGGCCCATACCTTGATGATGGGATTGATGACCTCAATCCAGCATATGCCCAACCGCGACGCAGCGCGCGCGGCGCTTGGCGGGCTCCTGACAGATTGGGCGGCTGGCCTGACATAGGCCGCCGTTTTTTACACCCCCTAAACTTACCTACATGCAAGTAAACACTCAAAAGAAAGGACATCTCATGAAAATTCTCCTCATTGGCGCCACAGGTATCATCGGCGGTGCAATCCATCAGGCGCTGTCTGGCGATCACCAGGTTGTCACCGCCGGGCGCAGCGCCGAGATGGATCATCACGTCGATCTGGGCGATCCCGCCGCGGTCAAGGCACTGTTTGCCGAAACCGGCCCGCTGGATGCCATCATCGCCGCCGCTGGCGCTGCAGCCATGGTGCCGCTGACGCAGATGACCGACGCGCAGATGGACGCCACGCTGGAGGTGCAGATGAAAGGTCAAATGAACCTGATCCGCTACGGGCACACGGTCCTGCCCAAAGGCGGCAGCATCGTCCTGACCTCGGGCACGGCCGCGCAGCACACCTACCCCGGCACCGCAGCGATCGCCGCCTCCTGCGCCGCGCTTGAGGCCTTTGTGCGGGTCGCCACGGCTGAGCTGCCGGATCTGCGCATCAACCTCATCTCACCGATCTTTGTCAAAGAAACCATGGCCAAACTGGGCCAGCCCGAATTGGGCGTCGTCTCCGCCGCGGACACTGCACAGGCCTACCTGCGTGCGCTCAACGGCGACATGCGCGGCGACGTTCTGACAACCCTTGCAGCGTGAGGCCCTGATCATGACCCAATACAGCCATCCCAAATACGGCACGGTTCTGCGCGCACCTGACAGCGCCTTTGCCAATCTGCCCGATTACCCCTTTGCACCAAACTATATGGAGGTGGACGGGCTGCGCCTCCATTATGTGGACGAAGGCACCGCCGACAAAGGCACGATTTTCCTGATGCACGGGCAGCCCAGCTGGTCCTACCTCTACCGTCATATGATCCCCCAGTTTGTCGCCGCCGGGTACCGGGTGATCGCCCCCGATCTGATCGGCTTTGGCAAATCGGACAAACCTGCCGAGGCCAAGATCTATAGCTATCAGGCCCATGTGCACTGTATCAGCCGCTTTGTTGAACAGCTGGGTGTGACCGGGGCCGATGCCTTTTTTCAGGATTGGGGCGGCATGATCGGCCTCAGGGTGATGGAACAGCATCCAACCTGGATCCGGCGTATGGCGGTGGCCAATACGGCGCTGTCGGACGTCAAAGGCCCGATGGCCTTTGCCCTGCCCAACATCCTGCGCCTGATGCGCCTCTTCGCTGGCAAGCCCTCGATTTCAGATCTGGCGGCCAAGCAGAACTATGGCAATTGGGCAGGGTATTTCAAACACGCGGGCAAAATCGAAATCGGCAAGGTGATGCAGATCCTGACCACGAAAACCCTGACCACGGCCGAACGCGCCGCCTATGACGCCCCTTTCCCCGACAGCAGGTATCAC
This genomic window contains:
- a CDS encoding short chain dehydrogenase; protein product: MKILLIGATGIIGGAIHQALSGDHQVVTAGRSAEMDHHVDLGDPAAVKALFAETGPLDAIIAAAGAAAMVPLTQMTDAQMDATLEVQMKGQMNLIRYGHTVLPKGGSIVLTSGTAAQHTYPGTAAIAASCAALEAFVRVATAELPDLRINLISPIFVKETMAKLGQPELGVVSAADTAQAYLRALNGDMRGDVLTTLAA
- a CDS encoding haloalkane dehalogenase, which codes for MTQYSHPKYGTVLRAPDSAFANLPDYPFAPNYMEVDGLRLHYVDEGTADKGTIFLMHGQPSWSYLYRHMIPQFVAAGYRVIAPDLIGFGKSDKPAEAKIYSYQAHVHCISRFVEQLGVTGADAFFQDWGGMIGLRVMEQHPTWIRRMAVANTALSDVKGPMAFALPNILRLMRLFAGKPSISDLAAKQNYGNWAGYFKHAGKIEIGKVMQILTTKTLTTAERAAYDAPFPDSRYHVATRVMPQIVATQLKEAQGAWTHLRQSQVPTLVLFSDKDPFLAGQGIDAQFKALPGAAGQPHAEIRNASHFLQEDAGADLSRRVLHWLAAGAERRAA